A window of Acidimicrobiales bacterium contains these coding sequences:
- a CDS encoding phosphotransferase: MTVLAELVRSHIARWQSASVEIGVFGTSEPDRVAAYFEVFCLEHLGTGVQSALFYGSSAGCVAGLRLDDASEVVVKAYQPAWEEGFLAGVVAVQAHLSERGFPCAKPLLGPARAGPAWATVETFVADPGMKAFSTKEEMNASASGLGTLVDACRPLDLPALGGHPLNPSADRLYPTPHNPIFDFSMGAEAAGWIDDFARAAKDARQVDASPPVIGHTDWSARNIRIEQVALVAVYDWDSMALCAESTLVGQAAATWRSTGEIDDPIAPDADDVLEYTAAYEKASGRVFDSTQTRATLAAALWVLAYSARCEHALEMVTGHHVERARARLADGGRAFLSS, encoded by the coding sequence ATGACAGTCTTGGCCGAGCTGGTGCGCTCGCATATCGCGCGTTGGCAGTCGGCCAGTGTGGAGATCGGGGTGTTCGGCACGTCGGAGCCCGACCGGGTCGCGGCCTATTTCGAAGTGTTCTGCTTGGAGCACCTCGGGACGGGTGTGCAGTCGGCGCTGTTCTACGGGTCCTCCGCCGGCTGCGTGGCTGGGCTGCGACTCGATGACGCTAGTGAAGTCGTCGTCAAGGCGTATCAGCCCGCTTGGGAGGAAGGATTCCTTGCAGGCGTGGTCGCGGTTCAGGCACATCTGTCCGAGCGAGGGTTCCCGTGCGCCAAGCCGCTGCTGGGCCCAGCGAGAGCTGGCCCCGCTTGGGCAACGGTCGAGACATTCGTCGCCGATCCAGGCATGAAAGCGTTCAGCACGAAGGAAGAGATGAACGCGAGCGCGTCGGGCTTAGGAACCCTGGTCGACGCTTGCCGCCCGCTCGACCTTCCTGCACTCGGCGGTCACCCTCTGAATCCCTCTGCGGACCGACTCTATCCGACACCTCACAATCCGATCTTCGACTTCTCCATGGGCGCCGAGGCGGCCGGGTGGATTGACGACTTTGCGCGAGCAGCCAAAGACGCCCGACAGGTCGACGCAAGCCCGCCGGTCATCGGCCACACCGACTGGTCTGCTCGAAACATCCGAATCGAGCAGGTCGCCCTCGTTGCTGTCTACGACTGGGACTCAATGGCCCTGTGCGCTGAATCGACCCTCGTGGGTCAGGCCGCAGCCACATGGCGGTCCACCGGCGAGATTGACGATCCCATTGCCCCCGATGCCGACGACGTCCTCGAGTACACCGCCGCCTACGAGAAAGCATCTGGTCGGGTATTCGATTCGACCCAGACGCGGGCCACTCTGGCTGCTGCGCTCTGGGTACTTGCTTACAGCGCCCGCTGTGAACATGCACTCGAAATGGTCACTGGCCACCACGTCGAGCGAGCTCGAGCTCGGCTCGCCGACGGTGGCCGGGCCTTCCTGAGTTCCTGA
- a CDS encoding Rid family hydrolase, whose translation MPRQIIATSDAPSSPLFSQGVMAGPHIHISGIVGIVPSTGRLAAGTVEDQTRQALKNCEAILQAGGASLDDVVEVGVLLTDPADFAGLNEEYARWFPSDPPARYVAKLGVELPGLLVSIRMTAFTASD comes from the coding sequence ATGCCCCGGCAGATCATCGCAACGTCGGATGCGCCGAGTTCCCCTCTGTTTAGTCAGGGAGTAATGGCCGGACCGCACATACACATCTCGGGCATCGTTGGCATTGTTCCGAGTACGGGAAGGCTGGCAGCAGGCACCGTCGAGGATCAGACACGACAGGCCCTGAAGAACTGCGAAGCCATTCTTCAGGCCGGCGGTGCCAGCTTGGACGATGTAGTTGAGGTCGGCGTACTGCTCACCGACCCCGCTGACTTTGCGGGCTTGAACGAGGAGTACGCCCGCTGGTTCCCTTCTGACCCACCGGCCCGCTACGTCGCCAAGCTCGGCGTCGAGCTGCCCGGTCTACTTGTCTCGATCCGCATGACAGCGTTCACTGCCTCAGACTGA